The Streptomyces sp. NBC_00435 nucleotide sequence ACTTCCTCGGCCGCATCGCGCTCGTCCGCGTCGAGCAGGGCGAGCTGCGCAAGGGTCAGACCGTCGCGTGGATCAAGCGTGACGGCACGATCTCGAACGTCCGCATCACCGAGCTGATGATGACCGAGGCGCTCACCCGCAAGCCCGCCGAGGTGGCGGGCCCGGGTGACATCTGCGCGGTCGCCGGTTTCCCCGACATCATGATCGGCGAGACCCTGGCCGACCCGGAGAACCCGATCGCGCTCCCGCTGATCTCGGTCGACGAGCCGGCGATCTCGATGACCATCGGTACGAACACCTCCCCGATGGTCGGCCGCGGCGGCAGCGGCAAGGGCGCGGACGCCAAGTCCGCGGTCAAGGACCGCAAGGTCACCGCCCGCCAGGTCAAGGACCGTCTGGACCGCGAGCTGGTCGGTAACGTCTCGCTCCGCGTGCTCGAGACCGAGCGTCCGGACGCCTGGGAGGTCCAGGGCCGTGGTGAGCTCGCGCTCGCCATCCTGGTCGAGCAGATGCGCCGCGAGGGCTTCGAGCTGACCATCGGCAAGCCCCAGGTCGTCACGCAGGAGATCAACGGCAAGGTCCACGAGCCGGTCGAGCGCATGACGGTCGACGTCCCCGAGGAGCACATGGGTGCGGTCACGCAGCTCATGGGCGTCCGCAAGGGCCGCATGGACAACATGTCGAACCACGGCTCCGGCTGGGTCCGCATGGAGTTCGTCGTCCCGTCGCGCGGCCTCATCGGCTTCCGTACCGAGTTCCTGACCGGTACGCGCGGCACGGGCATCGCCCACTCGATCCACGAGGGCCTCGAGCCGTGGTTCGGCCCGCTGGTGACCCGTAACAACGGTTCCCTGGTCGCCGACCGCTCCGGGTCGGTCACGCCGTTCGCGATGATCAACCTGCAGGAGCGCGGCGTCCTGTTCACCGAGCCCGGTACCGAGGTGTACGAGGGCATGATCGTCGGCGAGAACTCGCGCGCCGACGACATGGACGTGAACATCACCAAGGAGAAGAAGCTCACCAACATGCGTGCGGCTTCGGCGGACAACACCGAGAACGTGGTGCCGCCGCGCAGGCTCTCCCTGGAGCAGTCCCTGGAGTTCTGCCGCGACGACGAGTGCGTCGAGGTGACCCCGGAGGCCGTCCGCATCCGCAAGGTCGTCCTGGACCAGAAGGACCGCTCGCGTACCGCCTCGCGCGCCAAGTCCGGCAAGTAGTCGCGTAGGACCCGGATCACATCCGGGTCCTCGTCGAAGCCCGGTTCAACGAGCAGCCCCTCCCGTCACGGTCTCCGTGACGAGAGGGGCTGTTCACTTTTGTCAAGCGGATTGTTTCGATCCGGTGTCCGCGGTGTCCGCATACCGACCGTGACACTCCGGAAGAAGTGCTAACAGTCCGTTTCGTTCATGTCTGTCTCCTATCCGTTTGTCCGGATTTCGGGTTTTAGCCGTAGTGCGATGTTGTGAAAACGAGACCACTTAAGTGTGGTTTACGGTCAAGGCGTCCCTGAGGATGGCTCCATTGAGCTCGGGTCAATGGGTCACACGCTGTGGGGAGCGTCGACTCACGAGCACACTCGGGGCACTGGTTCCTTATCGCCGTCAGGGGTGTCGGCGAAACGCAACTCGTGCCCTTCACATCAGACAGTGGACTCATGAGGAGGAAACCCATGCGCGGTGCCAAGAGCGCCAAGTGGGTAACGGGCGCGATTGTCGTTGCCCTGGCTGCGACCGCTTGCGGTGGCGGCGGCGGCAAGGCGGCGGCCGGCAAGGGTGAAGTCGACCCGAACGGCATCTACTCCGTCGAGGTTGGCGAGCCGGAGAAGCTTCTCCAGCCGGCCGACACGATGGAGTCCAACGGCTCGATCGTCATGTCGGGTCTGTTCTCCCAGCTGGTCGACTACGACGCCGACGGCAAGATCGTCAACGTCAACGCCGAGTCGGTCAAGTCGGACGACAGCAAGCTGTGGACCGTCAAGCTCAAGCCGGGCTGGACCTTCCACGACGGCACCAAGGTGACCGCCGAGTCCTACGTCAAGGCGTGGAACTGGGCCGCGAACATCAACAACAAGCAGGGCAACGCGTCCTGGTTCGCCGACATCAAGGGCTTCGACGCCCTGCACCCCGAGGCCGAGGGCGCCAAGCCCACCGCCGAGGCGCTCGAGGGCCTGAAGGTCATCGACGAGAACACCTTCACCATCGAGCTCGCCAACGCGGTGCCGTACTTCGAGTACAAGCTCGGCTACGAGGTCTTCTCCCCGCTGCCGGAGTCCTTCTACAAGGACCCCGCCGCCGCCGGTGAGAAGCCGGTCGGCAACGGCCCGTACAAGTTCAAGTCGTGGGAGCACAAGAAGCAGATCGAGCTCACGCGCTACGACGACTACAAGGGCGAGAACAAGGCGAAGAACGGCGGCGTGATCCTCAAGAACTACGCCACCCTCGAGACCGCCTACGAAGACCTGAAGTCGGGCAACGTCGACGTCCTGCGCCAGATCGCCTCGAAGGACCTCCCGGTCTACCGTGCCGACCTCGGTGACCGTGCCGTGGACCAGGCCTACTCGGCGATCCAGACGCTGGCCGTCGCGTTCTACGCCGACCAGTGGAAGAACCCGAAGCCGGTCAACCCGAAGGTCATCCAGGGCCTGTCGATGGCGATCGACCGCGCCACCATCACCAAGACCGTGCTCCAGGGCACCCGTGACCCCGCCACCGGCTGGGTCGCCAAGGGTGTCCTCGGCTACACGCCGGACGGCTCGGGTGACGTCGCCAAGTTCGACCCCGCGAAGGCCAAGGCGCTCATCGCCGAGGGCGGCGGCGTCCCGAACAACGAGATCTCCATCCAGTTCAACTCGGACGGCGGTCACAAGGAGTGGGTCGAGGCTGTCTGCAACAGCATCACCCAGTCCACGGGCGTCAAGTGCACCGGTGACGCCAAGCCGGACTTCCAGGCCGACCTCCAGGCCCGTAAGTCCAAGCAGGTCAAGTCGTTCTACCGCTCCGGCTGGGTGCTCGACTACCCGGTGAACGCCAACTTCATCAGCGACCTGTTCCGTACGGGCGCCGGCGGCAACCAGGGTGGCTTCACCAGCCCCGAGCTCGACGCGAAGATCGCCGCGGCGGACACGGCCAAGACCCTCGACGAGTCCGTGAAGGCCTACCAGGCCATCGAGAAGGACCTCGTCAACTACATGCCGTCGATCCCGCTCTGGTACTACAAGGTCAACGCGGGCTTCTCGGAGAAGGTCCAGAACGTGAAGTACGCCCAGGACGGCGACCCGATCCTTGAGGGTGTCGAGGTCAAGAAGTAAGTCCCACCGCGTAATTCCTTTCGACGGATGTGGGCCGGCGGGGAGCCGGCCCACATCCGGGCCTACATGCAGCGCCCGGGGGGCCCTTTCGCGACGCAGTGACGGAAACGTCACGCGCGTGCGTGGCGAAAGGGCCCGTCCGGCTGCGCCTGCCGCATCTTCTACGGAGGCATGATGGGGCGCTATGTCGCACGACGACTGCTCCAGATGATCCCGGTCTTCTTCGGGACGACCCTGCTCATCTTCTTGATGGTCTACAGCCTGCCCGGCGACCCCGTGGCCGGACTCTTCGGAGACAAGGGCGTAGACCCCGCCACGTTGGCGAAGCTCAGGCACGAACACGGCCTGGACCTGCCGCTGTACCAGCAGTACTGGAACTACATATCGAACATCCTGTTCCACTTCGACTTCGGCCAGCAGATCCGCAGCGGCCGTGAGATCACCGATGTTCTCGGCGACGCGTTCCCGGTCACGGGCCGCATCGCCCTGCTCGCGTTCGTCATCGAGCTGGTGCTCGGCCTCGGCCTCGGCATCGCCGCCGGCCTCAAGGCGGGCAAGCTCGTGGACAACCTCGTGCTGATCCTGACGCTGCTGATCATCTCGGTCCCGGTGTTCGTCCTCGGCTTCGTCATCAAGACGGTGTTCGCCTTCCAGCTCGGCTGGATCACTCCCAACGTGAGCAACTACCCCACGTGGGACGAACTCCTGGCGCCGGCCGTGGTGCTGGGCTCGCTGTCCCTCGCCTACGTGGCCCGCCTGACCCGTACGTCGATCGCGGAGAACCTGCGTGCCGACTACGTGCGCACGGCCGTGGCCAAGGGTCTTCCGAAGCGCCGCGTCATCGGTGTGCACCTGATGCGCAACTCGCTGATCCCCGTGGCGACCTTCCTCGGTACCGACATCGGCGCCCTGATGGGCGGCGCCGTCGTCACCGAGCGGATCTTCAACGTCAAGGGCGTCGGCGGTCTGATCTACGACTCCCTGGCCCGGCGTGAAGGTGCGACCCTCGTCGGCGTCGTCACCATCCTGGTCGTGGTCTATCTGCTCGCCAGCCTGCTCGTCGACCTCCTCTACGCGGTCCTGGACCCGAGGATCCGGTATGCCTGATATGACCAAGACCGAAACCGCGACGGCCGAGGAGAACTCGGCCCCCGTCGCCCCCGTAGCGGCGCAGAAGCCCGAGAAGGCGCGCAGCCTGTGGGGGGACGCCTGGGCCGACCTGCGGCGCAACCCCTACTTCCTCGTCTCCTCGGTGCTGATCTTCTTCCTGCTGCTGATCGCCGTCTTCCCGAGCCTGTTCACCAGTGCCGACCCCACCAAGGGCGACCTGGTCAACCACTTCCTCCAGAAGCCCGAGCTCGGCAGCATAGGCTCGCCCGACTGGCTCGGCTGGGACGGCCAGGGGCGCAGCGTCTACGCGCGTCTGATCTACGGCACCCGCGCCTCGCTGATCGTCGCCGTCTGCGTCACCCTGATCGTCACCCTCGTGGGCGGGCTGACGGGGATGATCTCGGGCTACTTCGGCGGCCTGACCGACGCGATCATCTCCCGGATCACCGACGTCTTCTTCGGCATCCCCTTCCTGCTCGGCTCGATGGTCGTCCTCCAGGCGTTCACCAACCGCACCGTGTGGACCGTCGTCTTCGCCCTGGCCTTCCTGGGCTGGACGCAGATCACCCGCGTCATGCGCGGCGCGGTCATCACCGTCAAGCAGGCCGACTACGTGCACGCCGCGAAGGCCCTGGGCGCCGGTACCCCCCGGATCATGCTCCGGCACATCCTGCCGAACGCCATGGCGCCGGTGATCGTGGTCTCCACGATCGCGCTGGGTGGCTACATCGCGGCCGAGGCGACCCTGTCCTACCTGGGTCTGGGTCTCGCGTCGCCGTCCATCTCGTGGGGCGTGGACATCTCCGCCGGTTCCGATCAGATCCGGGTGGCCAAGCACATCCTGATCTACCCCTCGATCATGCTCAGCATCACCGTCCTCGCGTTCATCATGCTCGGCGAAGCGGTCCGCAACGCCCTCGACCCCAAGCTGCGCTGAGGAGGGCGTAAGTGATCACCATGGACAACACCTCCAGCGTTCCCTCTCCGCGTGACGGGGACCCGCAGACGCCGCTCCTCGAAGTGCGCGACCTGCACGTCGAGTTCCACACCCGTGACGGTGTGGCCAAGGCCGTCAACGGCGTCAACTACAGCGTGAGCGCCGGCGAGACCCTCGCCGTACTCGGCGAGTCGGGCTCCGGCAAGTCGGTCACCGCCCAGGCCATCATGGGCATCCTCGACATGCCTCCCGGCAAGATCCCGCAGGGCGAGATCTTCTTCCGCGGCCAGGACATGCTCAAGATGAGCTTCGAAGAGCGGCGCAAGCTCCGCGGCCGGAAGATCGCCATGATCTTCCAGGACGCGCTCTCGTCCCTCAACCCGGTGCTCACCGTCGGCTACCAGCTGGGCGAGATGTTCCGCGTCCATCAGGGCCTGTCGAAGAAGGAAGCCCGGCTCAAGGCCATCGAGCTGATGGACAAGGTGAAGATCCCGGCTGCCAAGCAGCGCGTGGACGATTACCCGCACCACTTCTCCGGTGGCATGCGCCAGCGCATCATGATCGCCATGGCGATCGCGCTGGAGCCGGACCTGATCATCGCCGACGAGCCGACCACGGCCCTGGACGTCACCGTCCAGGCCCAGGTCATGGACCTCCTCGCGGAGCTCCAGCGCGAGCTCAACATGGGTCTGATCCTGATCACCCACGACCTCGGCGTCGTCGCCGACGTCGCGGACAAGATCGCCGTCATGTACGCCGGCCGGATCGTCGAGACCGCTCCGGTCCACGAGATCTACAAGCGCCCGGCGCACCCCTACACCCGCGGCCTGCTCGACTCGATCCCGCGCCTGGACCAGAAGGGCCAGGAGCTCTTCGCGATCAAGGGTCTGCCGCCGAACCTGCTGCGCCTGCCCACGGGCTGCTCGTTCAGCCCGCGCTGCGTCGCCGCGCAGGACATCTGCCGGTCGGAGGTCCCCGCGCTCCAGCCCGTCAGCGAGCAGGACGGCACCGAACTGGCCGGCCGTCACAGCGCGTGCCACTTCTGGAAGGAGCAGATCCATGGCTGAGCTCACCAAGAACGCCCCCGAGCGTGGCGAGCCGATCCTCCAGGTCCGCAACCTGGTCAAGCACTTCCCGCTGACCCAGGGCATCCTGTTCAAGAAGCAGGTCGGTGCGGTCAAGGCGGTCGACGGGATCTCCTTCGACCTGTACCAGGGCGAGACCCTCGGCATCGTCGGCGAGTCCGGCTGTGGCAAGTCCACCGTCGCCAAGCTGCTGATGAACCTGGAGCGCGCCACCGCCGGCGAGGTCTTCTACAAGGGCCAGGACATCACCAAGCTGTCCGGCCGCGCCCTGAAGGCCGTCCGCCGCAACATCCAGATGGTGTTCCAGGACCCGTACACCTCGCTGAACCCGCGCATGACGGTCGGCGACATCATCGGCGAGACCTACGACATCCACCCCGAGGTGGCCCCCAAGGGCGACCGGCGCCGCAAGGTGCAGGAGCTCCTGGACGTCGTCGGTCTCAACCCGGAGTACATCAACCGGTACCCGCACCAGTTCTCCGGCGGCCAGCGCCAGCGCATCGGCATCGCCCGCGGCCTCGCGCTCAACCCGGAGATCATCATCTGCGACGAGCCGGTCTCCGCGCTCGACGTGTCGGTGCAGGCCCAGGTCATCAACCTGATGGAGAACCTGCAGGAGGAGTTCAACCTCTCCTACATCTTCATCGCGCACGACCTCTCCATCGTCCGGCACATCTCGGACCGCGTCGGCGTCATGTACCTCGGCAAGATGGCCGAGATCGGTACGGACGAGCAGATCTACGAGCACCCGACGCACCCGTACACGCAGGCGCTGCTCTCCGCCGTGCCGGTGCCGGACCCCGAGGCCCGCGCGCACCGCGACCGGATCATCCTCACCGGTGACGTACCCTCCCCGGCCAACCCGCCGTCGGGCTGCCGCTTCCGCACCCGCTGCTGGAAGGCCGAGGAGAAGTGCTCCGTGGAGGAGCCGCTGCTCGCGATCCCGGAGCGCTTCCAGGGCGTCAAGTCGCCGGCCGCGCACGAGTCGGCCTGCCACTTCGCCGAGGAGAAGGCCGTCCTGGCCGTCTGATCTCCCGCGGACACGCACCGAAGGCGCCCGGTACCGGATCTCTCCGGCACCGGGCGCCTTCGCGTCCGCCGGCGGCACAAAGCCGGTTGCGGCCCCGCCCGGTGCCGTCCCAGAGTGGTCCGATGAGCGACCTCCTGACCGTACGTCCCGCCGGGCCCTCGGACGCCGGTGACATCTGCGGTCTCCTCAACGCCGTCGACCTCATCGAGATCGGCCGCCCCGAGACCGACCTCGCCGCCGTCGAGGCCGACCTGCACCATCCCGACGTCGATCTCGCACGGGACTCCTGGCTCGCCTTCGAGGGCGGCCGGCTCGTCGCTTACGCCCTGGTGTGGGCCGACTCGGGCCCCGGCCGCGTCGACTCCGAGCACTACGTCCTGCCCGGCCACCGCACGGCCGCCGTCCGGTTGCTGGAGCGGATGGAGATCCGGGCCCGCGAGCTCGCCGCCGGCGCGCCCGGCGCCTGGCTGCGACTCCAGCTCAACGTCGAGCCCACCCTCGACGCCGACCTGCTGCCCGGCCGCGGCTACCGGACCGTGCGCCGCTACCAGGTGATGACCCGCACCCTGGAGCCGGACCGGGCGGCGCCGGCCCCGCCCGCCGGGCTGACCCTGCGCCCCTGCGACGGGGACGAGGCCGAGCGCCGCCGCGCCCACGCCCTGATCGAGGAGAGCTTCGCCGAGCACTTCGGCCACGTGGAGCGCCCCTACGGGCCCTGGCTGGACCACATCGACGGCCGCGGCCTCGACTGGTCACTGGTGTGGATCGCGAGCCTGCCCGCGCTGGGCGACGTAGGGGTCCTGCTGACCCGCGACGACCGCACCAGCATGGGATGGCTCAGCCACCTCGGCGTCGTCAGGGCCGCGCGCGGCCGGGGGGTCGGCGGTTTCCTGCTGCGCCACGGGTTCGCCGCCTACGCGGCGCGCGGCCGCTCCACGGTGGGCCTCGGCGTGGACACGGCCAACGTAACCGGCGCACTCGCGCTGTACGAGGCGCACGGCATGACGATGCACTACGCGGTGAACACCTGGGAGGTCGCTTTGCACTCGCAGGGGTGACAGGCGGGGGACGCGAGGGTGCAATCGGTCCAACCAGGAGTGTGCGGGACCCCACATAGGGTGACATTGGGCCCTAAGTGAGTCTTGGGATCCCAGTAGGAGGCACTCCATGCGCGGAGCCACCCACGCCAAGTGGGCCGCATGCGCGGCGGCCGTCGTCCTGGCGGCGACGGCCTGCGGCGGCGGCGGAAGCGACAGCGGCGGGGGCGGTGGCGAGGGAATCATCAGTTCCTCGTGGGGTGACCCGCAGAACCCGCTGGAGCCCGCCAACACCAACGAGGTCCAGGGCGGCAAGGTCCTCGACATGCTCTTCCGGGGTCTGAAGCGGTACGACCCGAAGACCGGCGAGGCCAACAACATGCTCGCCGAGAAGATCGAGACCACCGACAGCCAGAACTTCACGATCACGCTGAAGGACGGCTGGAAGTTCAGCAACGACGAGCCGGTCACCGCCCAGTCGTTCGTGGACGCCTGGAACTACGGCGCGGACGTCAGCAAGAAGCAGAACAACTCGCCGTTCTTCTCCGACATCGTCGGCTACGCGGACGTGCACCCCGCGTCGGGCGACCCCAAGTCCAAGACGATGTCCGGCCTGGTCGTCAAGGACCCCAAGACCTTCACGGTCGCGCTCAAGGAGAAGTTCTCCACCTGGCCCGAGACCCTCGGCTACCAGGCGTTCTCCCCGCTGCCCAAGTCCTTCTTCACCGACCACGAGGGCTGGCTGAAGAAGCCCGTCGGCAACGGCCCGTACACGGTGGACTCGTACACCAAGGGCACCGGCATGAAGCTGCGCAAGTGGGACGGCTACACGGGCGAGGACAAGGCGGTCAACGGCGGCGTGGACCTGAAGGTCTACACCGACAACAACACCGCCTACACCGACCTGATCTCCGGCAACCTCGACCTCGTCGACGACATCCCGGCGCAGCAGCTCAAGAACGTCAAGAACGACCTGGGCGACCGCTACATCAACCAGCCGGCCCTGATCATCCAGACCCTCACCTTCCCGCTCTACGACCCCCAGTGGAGCAAGGAGGGCATGGAGAAGGTCCGCATCGGCATCTCGATGGCGATCAACCGCGACGAGATCACCAAGCAGATCTTCAAGGAGACCCGCACCCCGGCCAAGGACTGGACCTCCCCGGCCCTCGGAGACAAGGGCGGCTTCTCCACCACCGCCTGCGGCGAGGCCTGCTCCTTCAACCCCGCCGAGGCCAAGAAGCTCATCCAGTCGGGCGGCGGACTGCCCGGCGGCAAGGTCACGCTGACGTCCAACGTGGACACCGGCTCGCACCGTGAGTGGATGGACGCCGTCTGCAACAGCATCAACAACGCACTGGGCGAAGGACCGGTCTGCACGGTCAACCCGATCGGCACGTTCGCGGACTTCCGCAACCAGCAGAGCTCCTTCAAGCTGACCGGCCCCTTCCGGTCCGGCTGGCAGGCCGACTACCCGCTGATCCAGAACTTCCTGGAGCCGCTGTACTACACCGGCGCCTCCTCGAACTACGGCAAGTTCAGCAACCCGGAGTTCGACAGGCTCGTCGACGAGGCCAACCGGGAGAGCGACGCGGCCAAGGCGACGGCCAAGTTCCGGGAGGCGGAGAAGATCCTCGCCGCCCAGATGCCGTCGATCCCGCTCTGGTACCAGAACGGCAGCGCCGGCCACTCGGAGCGGATCTCCGACGTGGCGCTCAACCAGTTCAGCGTGCCCGTCTACGACCAGATCAAGGTCAGCTGACCCGCCTACGGATCGATCCTGGAGCAGTCCATGGGACGTTATGTGATCCGGCGACTGCTCCAGATGATCCCCGTGTTCATCGGCAGCACGTTCCTGATCTTCTTCATGGTGTACGCGCTCGGTGACCCGGTCGCCGCCCTCTTCGGCGACAAGGCCCCCGACCCCGCCACCGCCGCCCGCATCCGCAAGGACCTCTACCTCGACCGCCCGCTGTGGGAGCAGTACCTGCACTACATGGGCCAGATCTTCCAGGGCGACTTCGGCACGGCCTTCAACGGCCAGAAGGTCACCGAGCTCATGGCCACCGCCTTCCCGGTGACGCTGCGCCTGACCATCGTCGCGATCGTCATCGAGATCGTCGTCGGCATCACCCTCGGCGTGATCAGCGGCCTGCACCGCGGCAAGTCCGTCGACACCAGCCTGCTGGTGCTCACCCTGGTCGTGATCTCGGTGCCGACCTTCGTGACGGGCTACCTGCTGCAGTTCGTCCTCGGCGTCAAATGGGGCTGGGTACGGCCCACGGTCTCCCCGGACGCCCCCTTCAACGAACTGATCCTGCCCGGCATCGTCCTCGCACTGGTCTCCCTCGCCTACGTCACCCGGCTCAGCCGGACCTCGATCGCCGAGAACGTCAAGGCCGACTACGTCCGCACCGCCGTCGCCAAAGGCCTGCCCCGGCGCCGGGTCATCACCCGCCACCTGCTGCGCAACTCGCTGATCCCCGTCGTCACCTTCATCGGCACCGACATCGGCGCCCTGATGGGCGGCGCCATCGTCACCGAGCGGATCTTCAACATCCACGGCGTCGGCTACCAGCTCTACCAGGGCATCCTGCGCAACAACTCCCCGACGGTGGTCGGCTTCGTGACCATCCTCGTCATCGTCTTCCTGCTGGCGAACCTGCTCGTCGACCTGCTCTACGCGGTCCTGGACCCGAGGATCCGTTATGCCTGAGCCCGAGCGACCCGCCTTCGATCCACTGAGCCCCGCCGCCCACGAGTCCATCGCCCCCACCGGCCAGGGAGGGGCCATGGATCTCGCCCTGGAGGAGGCCGAGAGCCTGGAGAAGGAGCTCGGGGGAGGACCCGCGGGACCGCAGGAGAAGGCGCGGTCGCTGTGGTCCGACGCCTGGCACCAGCTGCGCCGCAACCCCGTCTTCATCGTCAGCAGCCTGCTGATCCTCTTCCTGGTCGTCATCGCGATCTGGCCCCAGCTCATCGCGAGCGGCGACCCCCTCAAGTGCGACCTGTCCAAATCGCAGCAGGGCTCCTCCCCGGGCCACCCCTTCGGCTACGACACCCAGGGCTGCGACGTGTACACCCGTACCGTCTACGGGGCCCGCGCTTCCATCACCGTGGGCGTCTGCGCCACCCTCGGGGCGGCCCTCCTCGGCTCGGCGCTCGGCGGACTCGCCGGGTTCTTCGGCGGCTGGGCCGACTCGCTGCTCTCCCGGGTCGCCGACATCTTCTTCGGCATCCCCGTGGTCCTCGGCGGCCTGGTCTTCCTGTCCGTGGTCACCAGCACCACCGTCTGGCCCGTCGTCGGCTTCATCGTGCTGCTCGGCTGGCCGCAACTGGCCCGCATCGCCCGCGGCTCGGTCATCACCGCCAAACAGAACGACTACGTCCAGGCCGCCCGGGCGCTCGGCGCCGGCAACGGCCGGATGCTGCTGCGGCACGTGGCGCCCAACGCGATCGCGCCCGTCATCGTCGTCGCCACCATCGCCCTGGGCACGTACATCGCCCTGGAGGCGACCCTGTCCTTCCTCGGCGTGGGCCTGCGCCCGCCGACCGTCTCCTGGGGCATCGACATCTCCAACGCCGCCTCCCAGATCCGCAACGCCCCGCACATGCTGCTCTATCCGGCCGGCGCGCTCAGCGTGACCGTGCTCGCGTTCATCATGCTCGGCGACGCGGTGCGCGACGCCCTCGACCCCAAGCTGCGCTGAGGAGCCCCGTACATGCTGCTCGAAGTGCGCGATCTGCACGTGGAATTCAAGACGCGGGACGGAGTCGCGAAGGCCGTCAACGGAGTCAACTACTCGGTGGCCGAGGGCGAGACCCTCGCCGTGCTCGGCGAGTCCGGCTCGGGCAAGTCGGTCACCGCGCAAGCCGTCATGGGCATCCTCGACATGCCGCCGGGCCGCATCGCGGGCGGCGAGATCCTCTTCAAGGGCCAGGACCTGCTGAAGATGAAGGAGGAGGAGCGCCGGAAGATCCGCGGGGCCGGGATGGCCATGATCTTCCAGGACGCGCTGTCCTCCCTCAACCCCGTACTGAGCGTGGGCGCACAGCTCGGCGAGATGTACGAGGTCCACCGCGGGATGTCCCGCAAGGAGGCCCGGGCCAAAGCGGTCGAGCTGATGGACCGGGTGAAGATCCCGGCGGCGAAGGAGCGGGTGGGGGACTACCCGCACCAGTTCTCCGGCGGCATGCGCCAGCGCATCATGATCGCCATGGCCATGGCGCTCGAGCCCTCGCTCATCATCGCCGACGAGCCGACCACGGCCCTGGACGTCACCGTCCAGGCCCAGGTCATGGACCTCCTCGCCGAGCTCCAGCGCGAGCTCAACATGGGTCTGATCCTGATCACCCACGACCTCGGCGTCGTCGCCGACGTGGCCGACAAGATCGCCGTCATGTACGCCGGCCGGATCGTGGAGTCCGCACCCGTCCACGAGATCTACCGGAACCCGGCCCACCCCTACACCCGCGGCCTGCTCGACTCGATCCCGCGCCTGGACCAGAAGGGCCAGGAGCTGTACGCCATCAAGGGCCTGCCGCCCAACCTGCTGGCCATCCCGCCGGGCTGCGCCTTCAACCCGCGCTGCCCGATGGCCCGGGACGTCTGCCGCACCGACGTACCGCCGCTGGCCGAGGTCGGACCGGACCGCGCCAGCGCCTGCTTCTTCTGGAAGGAGTGCCTCGGTGGCTGAGTCCATCCTGGAGGTCAGGGACCTGGTCAAGCACTACCCGCTGACCCAGGGCATCCTCTTCAAGAAGCAGGTCGGCGCCGTCAGGGCCGTCGACGGGGTCTCCTTCGACCTGCGGGCCGGCGAGACCCTCGGCATCGTCGGGGAGTCGGGCTGCGGCAAGTCCACCGTGGCCAAGATGCTGGTCAACCTGGAACGCCCCACGGCGGGGGCCATCAGGTACAAGGGCGAGGACCTCGCCAGACTGTCCGGCAAGGCCCTCAAGTCCGTCCGCCGCAACATCCAGATGGTGTTCCAGGACCCGTACACCTCGCTGAACCCGCGGATGACGGTCGGCGACATCATCGGCGAGCCCTACGAGATCCACCCCGAGGTGGCTCCGAAGGGCGACCGGCGCCGCAAGGTCCAGGAGCTCCTGGACGTGGTCGGTCTCAACCCGGAGTACATCAACCGGTACCCGCACCAGTTCTCCGGCGGCCAGCGCCAGCGCATCGGCATCGCCCGCGGCCTCGCCCTCCAGCCCGAGATCATCGTGGCCGACGAGCCGGTCTCCGCGCTCGACGTCTCCGTCCAGGCCCAGGTGGTCAACCTCC carries:
- a CDS encoding peptide ABC transporter substrate-binding protein, whose translation is MRGAKSAKWVTGAIVVALAATACGGGGGKAAAGKGEVDPNGIYSVEVGEPEKLLQPADTMESNGSIVMSGLFSQLVDYDADGKIVNVNAESVKSDDSKLWTVKLKPGWTFHDGTKVTAESYVKAWNWAANINNKQGNASWFADIKGFDALHPEAEGAKPTAEALEGLKVIDENTFTIELANAVPYFEYKLGYEVFSPLPESFYKDPAAAGEKPVGNGPYKFKSWEHKKQIELTRYDDYKGENKAKNGGVILKNYATLETAYEDLKSGNVDVLRQIASKDLPVYRADLGDRAVDQAYSAIQTLAVAFYADQWKNPKPVNPKVIQGLSMAIDRATITKTVLQGTRDPATGWVAKGVLGYTPDGSGDVAKFDPAKAKALIAEGGGVPNNEISIQFNSDGGHKEWVEAVCNSITQSTGVKCTGDAKPDFQADLQARKSKQVKSFYRSGWVLDYPVNANFISDLFRTGAGGNQGGFTSPELDAKIAAADTAKTLDESVKAYQAIEKDLVNYMPSIPLWYYKVNAGFSEKVQNVKYAQDGDPILEGVEVKK
- a CDS encoding ABC transporter permease, with the translated sequence MPDMTKTETATAEENSAPVAPVAAQKPEKARSLWGDAWADLRRNPYFLVSSVLIFFLLLIAVFPSLFTSADPTKGDLVNHFLQKPELGSIGSPDWLGWDGQGRSVYARLIYGTRASLIVAVCVTLIVTLVGGLTGMISGYFGGLTDAIISRITDVFFGIPFLLGSMVVLQAFTNRTVWTVVFALAFLGWTQITRVMRGAVITVKQADYVHAAKALGAGTPRIMLRHILPNAMAPVIVVSTIALGGYIAAEATLSYLGLGLASPSISWGVDISAGSDQIRVAKHILIYPSIMLSITVLAFIMLGEAVRNALDPKLR
- a CDS encoding ABC transporter permease, encoding MGRYVARRLLQMIPVFFGTTLLIFLMVYSLPGDPVAGLFGDKGVDPATLAKLRHEHGLDLPLYQQYWNYISNILFHFDFGQQIRSGREITDVLGDAFPVTGRIALLAFVIELVLGLGLGIAAGLKAGKLVDNLVLILTLLIISVPVFVLGFVIKTVFAFQLGWITPNVSNYPTWDELLAPAVVLGSLSLAYVARLTRTSIAENLRADYVRTAVAKGLPKRRVIGVHLMRNSLIPVATFLGTDIGALMGGAVVTERIFNVKGVGGLIYDSLARREGATLVGVVTILVVVYLLASLLVDLLYAVLDPRIRYA
- the typA gene encoding translational GTPase TypA, with product MPTRHDIRNVAIVAHVDHGKTTIVDAMLKQAGAFAAHQHLDDRMMDSNDLEREKGITILAKNTAVKYHPKDGSAPITINIIDTPGHADFGGEVERGLSMVDAVVLLVDASEGPLPQTRFVLRKALQAKMPVILCINKTDRPDSRIDEVVNETYDLFLDLDADEEQIEFPIVYACGRDGVASLTKPEDGTVPADSDSLEPFFSTILAHVPAPVYDEEAPLQAHVTNLDADNFLGRIALVRVEQGELRKGQTVAWIKRDGTISNVRITELMMTEALTRKPAEVAGPGDICAVAGFPDIMIGETLADPENPIALPLISVDEPAISMTIGTNTSPMVGRGGSGKGADAKSAVKDRKVTARQVKDRLDRELVGNVSLRVLETERPDAWEVQGRGELALAILVEQMRREGFELTIGKPQVVTQEINGKVHEPVERMTVDVPEEHMGAVTQLMGVRKGRMDNMSNHGSGWVRMEFVVPSRGLIGFRTEFLTGTRGTGIAHSIHEGLEPWFGPLVTRNNGSLVADRSGSVTPFAMINLQERGVLFTEPGTEVYEGMIVGENSRADDMDVNITKEKKLTNMRAASADNTENVVPPRRLSLEQSLEFCRDDECVEVTPEAVRIRKVVLDQKDRSRTASRAKSGK